One segment of Clavelina lepadiformis chromosome 2, kaClaLepa1.1, whole genome shotgun sequence DNA contains the following:
- the LOC143446464 gene encoding uncharacterized protein LOC143446464, producing MQVNVISLFLLVLSWSIHFCNAQTFSSLAPSNAMQAIGSDVEISTTVTTSPPFGAIWRIDSIVVGTASVNSAGTLTAGAVTTGTIYESRVDISAGSYTSNQYTTVLTIQALLASEDGVTVDVGTPGIYDTSLNLNVQECSLNTTAYPSLTFTCNDSSCEFNSAGTLSCAEGYTTSDVSTTSTTCQANATVSNLDVLSCAASYAQITTTTVTSTAATTVQAAANSVRRMGEGCENGLCVSEIDLMCNLMLVIGGIFFQECDLY from the exons ATGCAAGTCAATGTTATTTCTTTGTTCTTGCTTG ttCTGTCATGGAGCATTCATTTCTGCAACgctcaaactttttcatcaCTTGCACCATCTAATGCAATGCAAGCAATTGGGTCTGATGTTGAAATCTCTACAACCGTGACCACATCACCTCCTTTCGGAGCAATATGGAGAATTGACAGT aTTGTTGTTGGAACTGCATCTGTTAACTCTGCTGGAACCCTTACTGCTGGAGCTGTTACGACTGGAACTATTTATGAAAGTAGAGTTGATATAAG TGCCGGATCATATACTTCAAACCAATACACCACTGTTCTTACCATACAAGCATTGCTTGCCAGTGAAGATGGTGTAACTGTTGATGTTGGAACTCCTGGTATTTACGACACTTCACTCAACTTAAATGTACAAG AATGCAGTTTAAACACAACAGCTTACCCCAGTCTCACTTTCACATGCAATGATTCTTCATGCGAGTTCAACTCTGCTGGGACACTCTCGTGTGCTGAAGGTTACACGACAAGTGATGTAAGCACAACCTCAACCACTTGCCAGGCTAATGCAACCGTGTCCAATTTAGATGTGTTGTCATGTGCAGCAA gttatgCACAAA TTACAACTACAACCGTCACATCGACAGCTGCTACAACGGTTCAAG CAGCAGCAAATAGTGTTCGT CGCATGGGTGAAGGTTGTGAAAATGGTTTATGTGTGAgtgaaatagatttaatgtgTAATTTAATGTTAGTGATTGGtggaattttttttcaagaatgTGATCTGTATTAA